One Candidatus Rokuibacteriota bacterium genomic window carries:
- a CDS encoding DinB family protein, with protein MLSESVSIRLATQLDALPLILEGADSQALRRRPAPGEWSAHENLAHLARVHEVFIERLRRILTEERPILGRYRAEEDPEWARWSGVPPEEVLGRLKRLRSQLTEMVKRLMPEQVSRVGVHPLFGDMTIPAWIEFFLLHEAHHLYTAMLRARGS; from the coding sequence GTGCTGAGCGAATCCGTCTCGATCCGCCTGGCAACTCAGCTCGACGCTCTTCCCCTCATCCTCGAGGGCGCGGACAGCCAGGCGCTCAGGCGGCGGCCGGCCCCTGGGGAGTGGTCGGCCCATGAGAACCTGGCCCACCTGGCCCGTGTCCACGAAGTATTCATCGAGCGACTGCGCCGGATCCTGACTGAAGAGCGGCCGATCCTCGGCCGATACCGCGCGGAAGAGGACCCGGAATGGGCGCGGTGGTCGGGCGTACCGCCCGAGGAGGTTCTGGGACGCCTGAAGAGGCTCAGGAGCCAGCTCACCGAGATGGTGAAACGCCTGATGCCTGAGCAGGTGAGCCGGGTCGGGGTGCATCCGCTCTTCGGGGACATGACGATTCCGGCCTGGATCGAGTTCTTCCTCCTGCACGAAGCGCACCATCTCTACACTGCCATGCTTCGGGCCCGCGGAAGTTGA